Proteins encoded in a region of the Nocardia asteroides genome:
- a CDS encoding LuxR C-terminal-related transcriptional regulator — translation MIDLGDIFEPGSPHGRAYAVLVHHPRSSLADIAQYLGVSEDLAADSLDVLCELRAAVRIESPDGEPLWDAHAPESLSEAEARRRQQEINQMHTAAARLSETFRSVRRSPRGNGAVVPVYERLEMLADFEELQTGARSCVKLVERGPYLSDPERERQLFELKRARLGEGIRYQTLYQDTVYQDPDRLRHALSTNASGAQARTLPEPPFKLIISDDERASLVLHGDERRPDPMGLRITGSPTLELLIKTFDVLWAMAAPISVNPAAEALDERDRAILTLMGLGATDDTIARRLGMSRRTVVRRTARLLERLGASTRFQAGVQATRRGWL, via the coding sequence GTGATCGATCTGGGCGACATCTTCGAGCCTGGGTCACCGCACGGCCGCGCGTACGCCGTGCTGGTGCACCATCCGCGGTCGAGTCTCGCCGATATCGCGCAGTACCTGGGCGTTTCGGAAGACCTCGCCGCGGACTCGTTGGATGTGTTGTGTGAATTGCGCGCCGCGGTCCGCATCGAGTCGCCCGACGGCGAACCGCTGTGGGACGCGCACGCGCCGGAATCGTTGTCCGAAGCCGAGGCTCGGCGCAGGCAGCAGGAGATCAACCAGATGCACACTGCCGCAGCGCGGCTGAGCGAGACGTTCCGTTCGGTGCGTCGCTCGCCACGCGGCAACGGCGCGGTGGTGCCGGTGTACGAGCGGCTGGAGATGCTGGCGGATTTCGAGGAACTGCAGACCGGGGCGCGCAGCTGCGTCAAGCTGGTCGAGCGCGGCCCGTATCTCAGCGATCCGGAACGCGAACGTCAATTGTTCGAGCTCAAACGGGCCAGGCTCGGCGAAGGCATTCGCTATCAGACCTTGTACCAGGACACCGTTTACCAGGATCCCGACCGGCTGCGGCACGCGCTGTCGACGAATGCCAGCGGTGCGCAGGCCAGAACGCTGCCCGAGCCGCCGTTCAAGCTGATCATCAGCGACGACGAGCGGGCCAGCCTGGTGCTGCACGGCGACGAACGCAGGCCCGACCCGATGGGGCTGCGCATCACCGGCTCGCCCACGCTCGAGCTGTTGATCAAGACCTTCGACGTGCTGTGGGCGATGGCCGCGCCCATTTCGGTCAATCCGGCCGCGGAGGCGTTGGACGAACGCGACCGCGCGATCCTGACCCTGATGGGACTCGGCGCGACCGACGACACCATCGCGCGCAGACTCGGGATGTCCCGGCGCACGGTGGTCCGCCGCACCGCACGGCTGCTGGAGCGGCTCGGCGCGAGCACGAGATTCCAGGCGGGGGTGCAGGCCACCCGGCGCGGCTGGCTGTGA
- a CDS encoding M23 family metallopeptidase translates to MSQHRVGPSSITVHSLLGEGGEKGRPTRHRAEPSATERVKAAATAAVAAGALIGAASQVAPALAYASPLLPGSHDADEKQAAPTTVKGSSILPVAEAKAAAEPVAEVAPAPATVAGQIAAPVAAPFGIPNLPPEIAAPLAHAEEVLKGVQQQVAPAPAVRPVAGAISSGFGSRWGAMHYGVDFADALGAPIHSVSNGTVIEAGPASGFGLWVRVLQDDGTTAVYGHVNEMFVHEGQRVNAGDVIATVGNRGQSTGPHLHLEIWDQAGTKIDPLPYLAAKGVPMQWGPSSH, encoded by the coding sequence TTGTCGCAGCACCGTGTAGGCCCCAGTTCCATTACCGTCCACAGCCTCCTGGGCGAGGGCGGCGAAAAGGGTCGGCCGACGCGGCACCGCGCCGAGCCGTCCGCCACCGAACGGGTGAAGGCCGCCGCCACGGCGGCAGTCGCCGCGGGCGCGCTGATCGGCGCCGCGAGCCAGGTCGCTCCCGCGCTGGCCTACGCATCGCCGCTGCTGCCCGGTTCACACGACGCCGACGAGAAGCAGGCCGCGCCCACCACCGTGAAGGGCTCGAGCATACTGCCGGTCGCCGAGGCGAAGGCCGCCGCCGAGCCGGTCGCCGAGGTCGCGCCGGCGCCCGCCACCGTCGCGGGCCAGATCGCGGCCCCGGTCGCCGCCCCGTTCGGGATTCCCAATCTTCCTCCGGAGATCGCCGCGCCCTTGGCCCACGCCGAAGAGGTCCTGAAGGGCGTGCAGCAGCAGGTCGCCCCGGCGCCCGCGGTGCGCCCGGTGGCCGGCGCGATCAGCTCCGGGTTCGGCAGCCGCTGGGGCGCCATGCACTACGGCGTCGACTTCGCCGACGCGCTCGGCGCGCCGATCCACTCGGTCAGCAACGGCACCGTGATCGAGGCGGGGCCGGCCTCCGGCTTCGGCTTGTGGGTGCGCGTGCTGCAGGACGACGGCACCACCGCCGTCTACGGCCACGTGAACGAGATGTTCGTGCACGAGGGCCAGCGGGTGAACGCGGGCGACGTGATCGCCACCGTCGGCAACCGGGGTCAATCCACCGGTCCACACCTGCACCTGGAGATCTGGGATCAGGCCGGCACCAAGATCGACCCGCTGCCGTACCTGGCCGCCAAGGGGGTGCCCATGCAGTGGGGCCCGTCTTCGCACTGA
- a CDS encoding nitronate monooxygenase — protein MILDHLDVPIALAPMAGGPSTPELTAAVAEAGGFGQLAAGYLSAADTAARIAATRAATGKPFGVNLFVPGPATPAADLADYLAELGAHHRLGDPRFDTDDWDAKLDLLVADPVAAVSFTFGCPSAAEVARLHAAGSEVWVTVTSVGEARLAVEAGADVLIAQGAEAGGHRATFVDRPADDATDPLGLLALLQLLTAAVDRPLVATGGIATGAGIAAALAAGAAAAQLGTVFLRCPEAGTNPVHRAALAGDTPTMLTRAFTGRRARGLRNRFLVEHTATAPAGYPEIHYATAPLRAEARAASNPDEVNLWAGQTHALTPELPAGELVGALAADTKSALEKALSRRIRH, from the coding sequence GTGATCCTGGACCATCTGGACGTTCCGATCGCGCTGGCCCCGATGGCGGGCGGCCCTTCCACTCCCGAGCTGACCGCCGCCGTGGCCGAGGCGGGCGGTTTCGGCCAGCTGGCCGCCGGTTATCTGAGCGCCGCCGACACCGCCGCGCGGATCGCGGCGACCCGCGCCGCCACCGGCAAGCCGTTCGGTGTGAATCTCTTCGTCCCCGGCCCCGCCACTCCCGCCGCCGACTTGGCGGACTACCTCGCCGAACTCGGCGCCCACCACCGACTCGGAGACCCGCGATTCGACACCGATGACTGGGACGCCAAACTCGACCTGCTCGTCGCCGACCCGGTCGCGGCCGTGTCCTTCACCTTCGGCTGCCCGAGCGCTGCGGAGGTCGCACGGCTGCACGCCGCCGGTTCCGAGGTCTGGGTGACCGTCACTTCCGTCGGAGAGGCGCGCCTGGCGGTCGAGGCGGGCGCCGACGTGCTCATCGCCCAGGGGGCCGAGGCGGGCGGACACCGGGCCACGTTCGTGGATCGCCCCGCCGACGACGCGACCGACCCACTCGGCCTGCTGGCGCTGCTGCAACTGCTCACCGCCGCTGTCGACCGCCCGCTGGTGGCAACCGGGGGCATCGCGACCGGTGCTGGCATCGCCGCGGCGCTCGCGGCGGGCGCCGCCGCCGCGCAGCTGGGCACCGTGTTCCTGCGCTGCCCCGAGGCCGGGACCAATCCGGTACACCGCGCCGCGTTGGCCGGGGATACCCCGACGATGCTCACCCGCGCGTTCACCGGACGCAGGGCGCGCGGGTTGCGTAACCGATTCCTGGTGGAACACACCGCAACCGCACCGGCGGGATACCCTGAGATCCACTACGCCACCGCACCGTTGCGCGCCGAAGCACGCGCGGCGAGCAATCCTGACGAGGTCAACCTCTGGGCTGGCCAGACCCACGCGCTGACACCGGAGTTACCCGCGGGCGAACTGGTCGGGGCACTGGCCGCGGACACGAAAAGCGCACTGGAAAAGGCGCTTTCACGCCGAATCCGGCATTGA
- a CDS encoding SCO5389 family protein has protein sequence MSLDVPTALLERAERGEVDDADFVEVVRNSLPYAWEVVSRVAGELRSGTAEYADNVVPPPDEVARGQLLRAMASDAIRGGLERHFGVKLAFQNCHRVAAFPLSAVGGETYTTFIGTRAQLLNQNPELRNC, from the coding sequence ATGTCCCTTGATGTCCCCACCGCACTACTCGAACGCGCCGAGCGCGGCGAGGTCGACGACGCCGATTTCGTCGAGGTCGTGCGCAACTCGCTGCCCTACGCCTGGGAAGTAGTCAGCCGGGTCGCCGGTGAACTGCGTTCGGGCACCGCGGAATACGCCGACAACGTGGTTCCGCCGCCGGACGAGGTGGCTCGTGGACAACTGCTGCGCGCCATGGCCAGCGACGCCATTCGCGGTGGACTGGAACGGCACTTCGGCGTGAAGCTCGCCTTCCAGAACTGCCACCGGGTCGCGGCGTTCCCGCTCTCCGCGGTCGGCGGCGAGACCTACACCACGTTCATCGGCACCCGGGCCCAACTGCTCAACCAGAACCCCGAACTGCGCAACTGCTGA
- a CDS encoding HD domain-containing protein, with protein sequence MSSNDLREEVEARLAPWQQQLGADRAAYTNHVLRVLALCDLLATDRQPPPSAREEFLTAAALHDIGIWSAGSFDYLSPSCDQARAWLASIDRDDLTGLVVSMIDQHHKLRPAGPPHDPVEIFRRADAIDVELGLLGRFGISRGTYRELAKRYPNHGFHRRLVSLAARRMRSHPASPLPMLKW encoded by the coding sequence ATGAGCAGCAACGATCTTCGAGAAGAGGTCGAAGCCCGGCTCGCACCGTGGCAGCAACAGCTCGGGGCGGACCGCGCCGCCTACACCAATCACGTGCTGCGCGTCCTAGCGCTGTGCGACCTGCTCGCCACAGATCGGCAACCGCCACCGAGCGCCCGCGAGGAGTTCCTGACCGCGGCCGCCCTGCACGACATCGGCATCTGGTCGGCGGGCAGCTTCGATTACCTCTCCCCCTCCTGCGACCAGGCACGCGCCTGGCTGGCGAGCATCGATCGCGACGACCTGACCGGGCTGGTGGTGTCCATGATCGACCAGCATCACAAGCTGCGCCCCGCGGGCCCGCCGCACGACCCGGTCGAGATCTTCCGGCGCGCCGACGCGATCGACGTCGAGCTGGGTCTGCTCGGCCGGTTCGGCATCTCCCGCGGTACCTACCGCGAACTGGCGAAGCGCTATCCCAACCACGGCTTCCACCGCAGGCTCGTGTCGCTGGCCGCGCGGCGGATGCGCAGCCACCCCGCGTCACCACTGCCGATGCTGAAGTGGTGA
- a CDS encoding long-chain fatty acid--CoA ligase has product MLSTMQDEPLSLATLLRYASTFAGDSTVSTWTGTGVRTMTYREVGAESARLANALRGLGIGVGDRVGTFMWNNNEHLVAYIAVPAMGAVLHALNIRLFPDQVVYVANHAEDQVVLVDGTLVPLFGQILPHLATVRHVIVVNGDAATLIAPEGVQVHSYTELLGAQPDTYDFPVIDERSAAAMCYTSGTTGDPKGVVYSHRSNWLHAMQVGANNGMGLLGTDTILAIVPLFHANAWGLPYAALMSGANLLMPDRFLQPGPLLECMAAQKPSFAAAVPTIWGGVLAGLAANPQDITHLRAVVVGGSAVPPSMMRTFEDKHGVRVLHAWGMTETSPLGSVAHPPATALTDEDKWAYRVTQGRFPAGVQARLVADDGSVVPNDGVSLGELEVRGPWITGSYYSPDGTAVDPEKFDDGWLRTGDVGKISQDGYLTLVDRSKDVIKSGGEWISSVDLENAVIGHPAVAEAAVIGVPDEKWDERPLVAVVLAEGAEARPEELRDFLADKFAKWQLPERWTFIAEVPKTSVGKFDKKRLRGQYADGDLEVTTLG; this is encoded by the coding sequence ATGTTGAGCACCATGCAGGACGAGCCGTTGTCGCTGGCCACGTTGCTGCGCTACGCATCGACGTTCGCCGGCGATTCGACCGTGTCCACCTGGACCGGTACCGGCGTGCGCACCATGACCTACCGCGAGGTCGGCGCCGAATCGGCTCGTTTGGCGAACGCGCTGCGCGGGTTGGGCATCGGGGTCGGCGACCGGGTCGGCACGTTCATGTGGAACAACAACGAGCATCTGGTCGCCTACATCGCGGTGCCCGCGATGGGCGCGGTGCTGCACGCGCTGAACATCCGGTTGTTCCCCGATCAGGTCGTCTACGTGGCCAATCACGCCGAGGACCAGGTGGTTCTGGTGGACGGCACGCTGGTGCCGCTGTTCGGCCAGATCCTGCCGCACCTGGCGACCGTCCGCCACGTCATCGTGGTCAACGGCGACGCGGCGACACTCATCGCGCCCGAAGGCGTTCAGGTGCACTCCTACACCGAGTTGCTCGGTGCGCAGCCGGATACCTACGACTTCCCGGTGATCGACGAGCGCTCCGCCGCGGCGATGTGCTACACCTCCGGCACCACGGGCGACCCGAAAGGCGTGGTGTATTCGCACCGCTCCAACTGGCTGCACGCGATGCAGGTCGGCGCGAACAACGGGATGGGTCTGCTCGGCACCGACACCATTCTGGCCATCGTCCCGCTGTTCCACGCGAACGCCTGGGGCCTGCCGTACGCGGCGCTGATGTCCGGGGCGAATCTGCTGATGCCGGACCGGTTCCTGCAGCCGGGCCCGCTGCTCGAGTGCATGGCCGCGCAGAAGCCGTCCTTCGCTGCCGCCGTGCCTACCATCTGGGGCGGCGTGCTGGCCGGGCTGGCGGCCAACCCGCAGGACATCACGCACCTGCGCGCGGTCGTGGTGGGCGGTTCGGCCGTCCCGCCCTCGATGATGCGCACCTTCGAGGACAAGCACGGCGTGCGAGTGCTGCACGCGTGGGGCATGACCGAGACCTCGCCGCTGGGCAGCGTCGCGCATCCGCCGGCCACCGCGCTCACCGACGAGGACAAGTGGGCCTACCGGGTGACCCAGGGCCGCTTCCCGGCCGGTGTCCAGGCCCGCCTGGTCGCCGACGACGGCAGCGTGGTGCCCAACGACGGTGTGTCGCTGGGCGAGCTGGAAGTGCGCGGTCCGTGGATCACCGGCTCCTACTACTCACCCGACGGCACGGCGGTCGACCCGGAGAAGTTCGACGACGGCTGGCTGCGCACCGGCGACGTGGGCAAGATCAGCCAGGACGGTTACCTCACGCTGGTGGACCGCTCCAAGGACGTGATCAAGTCCGGCGGCGAGTGGATCTCGTCGGTGGATCTGGAGAACGCCGTGATCGGGCACCCGGCGGTCGCCGAGGCGGCGGTGATCGGTGTGCCGGACGAGAAGTGGGACGAGCGCCCGCTGGTGGCGGTCGTGCTCGCCGAGGGCGCCGAGGCCCGGCCGGAGGAGCTGCGCGACTTCCTGGCCGACAAGTTCGCCAAATGGCAGTTACCGGAACGCTGGACGTTCATCGCGGAGGTCCCGAAGACCAGCGTGGGCAAGTTCGACAAGAAGCGGTTGCGCGGCCAGTACGCCGACGGCGATCTGGAAGTCACCACGCTCGGCTAG
- a CDS encoding cation diffusion facilitator family transporter translates to MTHRHDHHSHALHQHRHRSGPVGVLREIFVPHSHDAADSVDDALEASAVGIRAVKISLVVLGCTAVLQLVIVAASGSVALAADTVHNFSDALTAVPLWIAFALGRKAATRRYTYGFGRAEDLAGLFVVAMIALSALIAGYEAVRRLLDPVPLEHLGWVAAAGLAGFLGNETVALYRIRVGRRIGSAALVADGLHARTDGFTSLAVLLGAGGVALGFPLADPIVGLLITLAILAVLRTAARDVLRRLMDAVEPGLVTAAERALAAEPGVRGVRSLRMRWIGHRLHADVELDVAPTITLADAHRIAHEAQHSLTHVMPKLDTAVVHAYPAHTEVAAPN, encoded by the coding sequence ATGACCCACCGGCACGACCATCACTCCCATGCGCTGCATCAGCACCGGCACCGGTCGGGGCCAGTCGGTGTCTTGCGGGAAATCTTCGTCCCGCACAGCCATGACGCCGCTGACAGCGTGGACGACGCACTGGAAGCCAGCGCGGTCGGCATCCGCGCGGTCAAGATCAGCCTGGTGGTGCTCGGGTGCACCGCGGTGCTGCAATTGGTGATCGTCGCCGCGTCCGGCTCGGTGGCCTTGGCCGCGGACACCGTGCACAACTTCTCCGACGCGCTGACCGCCGTTCCGCTGTGGATCGCGTTCGCTCTCGGCCGTAAGGCCGCGACGCGGCGCTATACCTACGGATTCGGCCGGGCCGAGGACCTGGCCGGCCTCTTCGTCGTCGCGATGATCGCCCTGTCGGCGCTGATCGCCGGATACGAGGCGGTGCGTAGATTGCTCGATCCGGTGCCGCTCGAGCATCTGGGCTGGGTCGCCGCAGCCGGGTTGGCCGGGTTCCTCGGCAACGAGACGGTCGCGCTGTACCGGATCCGGGTGGGGCGGCGGATCGGCTCGGCGGCCTTGGTCGCCGACGGCCTGCACGCGCGCACCGACGGGTTCACGTCACTGGCCGTCCTGCTCGGCGCGGGCGGAGTAGCGCTGGGCTTCCCCCTCGCCGACCCCATCGTCGGCCTGCTCATCACCCTGGCGATTCTCGCGGTGCTGCGCACCGCGGCGCGCGACGTGCTGCGCCGGTTGATGGACGCCGTCGAACCCGGATTGGTCACGGCGGCCGAGCGGGCGCTGGCCGCCGAACCGGGCGTGCGAGGCGTGCGCAGCCTGCGGATGCGGTGGATCGGTCATCGTCTGCACGCCGACGTCGAACTGGACGTCGCCCCGACGATCACGCTCGCGGACGCGCATCGCATCGCGCACGAGGCCCAGCACTCCCTCACCCATGTCATGCCCAAGTTGGACACCGCGGTGGTGCACGCCTATCCGGCACACACCGAGGTAGCGGCGCCGAATTGA
- a CDS encoding metalloregulator ArsR/SmtB family transcription factor, producing MNADNQESRPLLAQDQVGLVVEVFRMLADPTRVQVLWALVDRELSVNDLAGQVGKPAPSVSQHLAKLRMARLVSTRRSGTTIFYRLENEHVRQLVVDAVYNAEHAGPGVPAHHRGAGAVRELPGRDEASAS from the coding sequence ATGAATGCAGATAACCAGGAATCGCGGCCACTGCTGGCGCAGGATCAGGTCGGACTGGTTGTCGAGGTGTTCCGCATGCTCGCCGACCCGACTCGGGTCCAAGTGCTCTGGGCGCTGGTCGACCGGGAACTATCGGTGAACGACTTGGCGGGACAAGTCGGCAAGCCCGCGCCTTCGGTCTCGCAGCATCTGGCCAAACTGCGGATGGCGCGGTTGGTGAGCACCCGCCGATCGGGGACGACGATCTTCTATCGGCTGGAGAACGAGCACGTCCGGCAGTTGGTCGTGGACGCGGTGTACAACGCCGAGCACGCTGGACCTGGTGTTCCGGCGCATCACCGCGGCGCCGGCGCGGTGCGCGAGCTTCCCGGCCGAGACGAGGCGAGCGCGTCATGA
- a CDS encoding acyl-CoA dehydrogenase family protein: protein MPVDRMLPTPEARDLLELTRDIADKVLEPRVAECEKTGIFPDGVFPALGAAGLLSLPYPEEYGGGAQPYEVYLQVLEELAARWAAVAVAVSVHSLSCHPLFVFGTEEQKQRWLAGMLSGETIGAYSLSEPHAGSDAAALRCRATPVEGGYRITGAKAWITNGGRADFYTLFARTGEGSRGISCFLVPHDTEGLSFGKPEEKMGLRAVPTTTAAYDDAFLPAERRVGAEGQGLSIAFSALDSGRLGIAAVATGLAQRALDEAVAYAKEREAFGRHIIDHQGLGFVLADMAAAVDSARATYLDAARRRDAGLPYSRQASVAKLVATDAAMKVTTDAVQVFGGYGYTQDFPVERYMREAKVMQIFEGTNQIQRLVIARQLAGN, encoded by the coding sequence ATGCCAGTGGACCGAATGCTGCCCACCCCCGAGGCCAGGGATCTGCTGGAGCTCACTCGCGACATCGCCGACAAGGTGCTCGAACCCCGCGTCGCCGAGTGCGAGAAGACCGGGATCTTCCCCGACGGCGTCTTCCCCGCGCTGGGCGCCGCCGGACTGCTCAGCCTGCCGTACCCGGAGGAATACGGCGGCGGCGCGCAGCCCTACGAGGTGTACCTCCAGGTTCTCGAGGAACTCGCCGCCCGCTGGGCCGCCGTCGCGGTCGCGGTCAGCGTGCACAGCCTGTCCTGTCATCCGCTGTTCGTCTTCGGCACCGAGGAGCAGAAGCAACGCTGGCTGGCCGGAATGCTCTCCGGTGAGACCATCGGCGCCTACAGTCTGTCCGAGCCGCACGCGGGCTCCGACGCGGCCGCGCTGCGCTGCCGCGCCACCCCGGTCGAGGGCGGATACCGGATCACCGGGGCCAAAGCCTGGATCACCAACGGCGGACGCGCCGACTTCTACACCCTGTTCGCGCGCACCGGGGAGGGCTCCCGCGGCATCTCCTGCTTCCTGGTCCCCCACGACACCGAGGGCCTCAGTTTCGGCAAGCCCGAGGAGAAAATGGGCTTGCGCGCCGTGCCCACCACGACCGCCGCCTACGACGATGCGTTCCTGCCCGCCGAACGTCGGGTGGGCGCCGAGGGCCAAGGGCTCTCGATCGCCTTCAGCGCCTTGGACTCCGGCCGTCTCGGCATCGCCGCGGTCGCCACCGGCCTGGCGCAGCGCGCCCTCGACGAAGCCGTCGCGTACGCCAAGGAGCGAGAGGCGTTCGGCCGCCACATCATCGACCATCAGGGGCTCGGTTTCGTCCTCGCCGACATGGCCGCCGCCGTCGACTCCGCCCGCGCCACCTACCTCGACGCCGCCCGCCGCCGCGACGCGGGGCTGCCGTACTCGCGCCAGGCCAGCGTGGCCAAGCTCGTCGCCACCGACGCCGCCATGAAGGTCACCACCGACGCGGTCCAAGTCTTCGGCGGCTACGGCTACACCCAGGACTTCCCCGTCGAGCGCTACATGCGCGAGGCCAAGGTGATGCAGATCTTCGAGGGCACCAACCAGATCCAGCGTTTGGTTATCGCGCGCCAGCTCGCCGGGAACTGA
- a CDS encoding NAD(P)/FAD-dependent oxidoreductase, protein MTTPSIIIIGAGFGGLGMALELRRAGLDTFTILERATDLGGVWRENTYPGAACDVPSPLYSWSYEPRADWPRRFSEQRDIHEYMQDVADKHGLRRFIRFGTEVIDAEFDECTGRWTVRTADGAQLTADILIPAVGQLSRPAMPNIPGIETFTGPAFHSAEWNHDVDLTGKRIACIGTGASAIQYIPRIQPGAAHLTLFQRSAAWVLPKADVEYSALHHALFKYLPPTRLAERFAIWSVFEALALGLTDIPAIKTPVIALADRHRQKQVPDDELRAKLTPDYAAGCKRGLFSNEYFPALAQPNVTVETTAIEAITPTGVRTADGVEHEVDVIVYGTGFKGTEFLAPMNIYGLGGRKLADVWGDEGARAYLGLSVPQFPNLFMMYGPNTNVGAGSIIYMLESQARYIRQVVQYLTDRPGRYLAARPAAEQRWDDWLQKRLKDTPWNFCSSWYRNASGRITNNWPGATVLYRWKTRTFDPADYDEAQAPAPH, encoded by the coding sequence ATGACGACGCCGTCCATCATCATCATCGGAGCCGGATTCGGCGGGCTCGGCATGGCGCTGGAGCTGCGGCGGGCCGGGCTGGACACCTTCACCATCCTGGAGCGCGCCACCGATCTCGGCGGCGTGTGGCGGGAGAACACCTACCCCGGCGCGGCCTGTGACGTGCCCTCCCCGCTGTACTCCTGGTCCTACGAACCCAGAGCCGATTGGCCGCGGCGCTTCTCCGAACAGCGCGACATCCACGAGTACATGCAAGACGTCGCCGACAAGCACGGCCTGCGGCGCTTCATCCGCTTCGGCACCGAGGTGATCGACGCGGAGTTCGACGAGTGCACCGGCCGATGGACCGTCCGTACGGCCGACGGCGCGCAGCTGACCGCCGACATCCTCATCCCGGCGGTCGGCCAGCTCTCCCGCCCCGCCATGCCGAACATCCCCGGCATCGAGACCTTCACCGGTCCCGCGTTCCACTCCGCCGAGTGGAACCACGACGTCGACCTGACCGGCAAGCGCATCGCCTGCATCGGTACCGGGGCCAGCGCGATCCAGTACATCCCGCGCATTCAGCCGGGCGCTGCCCACCTCACGTTGTTCCAGCGCTCGGCCGCGTGGGTGCTGCCCAAGGCCGATGTCGAGTACAGCGCCCTGCACCATGCGCTGTTCAAGTACCTCCCGCCCACCCGCCTCGCCGAGCGCTTCGCCATCTGGTCGGTCTTCGAAGCGCTGGCCCTCGGGTTGACCGACATCCCGGCCATCAAGACCCCGGTGATCGCGCTGGCCGACCGGCACCGGCAAAAGCAGGTTCCCGACGACGAACTGCGCGCGAAACTGACGCCCGACTACGCGGCGGGATGCAAGCGCGGACTGTTCTCCAACGAGTACTTCCCCGCGCTGGCGCAGCCGAACGTCACCGTGGAGACCACCGCCATCGAGGCGATCACGCCGACCGGAGTCCGCACCGCCGACGGCGTCGAGCACGAAGTGGACGTCATCGTCTACGGCACCGGCTTCAAGGGCACCGAGTTCCTCGCGCCGATGAACATCTACGGCCTCGGCGGGCGCAAGCTGGCCGACGTCTGGGGCGACGAAGGCGCCCGCGCCTACCTCGGCCTATCCGTGCCCCAGTTCCCGAACCTGTTCATGATGTACGGCCCGAACACCAACGTCGGCGCCGGCTCCATCATCTACATGCTCGAATCCCAGGCTCGCTACATCCGCCAGGTCGTGCAATACCTCACCGACCGCCCCGGCCGCTACCTCGCCGCCCGCCCCGCCGCCGAGCAACGCTGGGACGACTGGCTGCAGAAACGGTTGAAGGACACCCCCTGGAATTTCTGCTCCAGCTGGTACCGAAACGCCTCCGGCCGGATCACCAACAACTGGCCCGGCGCAACCGTGCTCTATCGCTGGAAGACAAGAACTTTCGACCCCGCCGACTATGACGAGGCACAGGCTCCCGCGCCGCACTGA